A DNA window from Drosophila pseudoobscura strain MV-25-SWS-2005 chromosome 2, UCI_Dpse_MV25, whole genome shotgun sequence contains the following coding sequences:
- the Ublcp1 gene encoding ubiquitin-like domain-containing CTD phosphatase 1, whose product MNEIKEVVVVVKWSGKEYPVDLTDQDTVEVLRHEIFRKTQVRPERQKLLNLKYKGKTAADNVKIGALELKSNFKLMMVGSKEADIEDACRLPEDVGEVVDDFDDAEEREESVENSAVYLAKVQRRVRDYKINELSPPREGKKLLVLDIDYTLFDHRSPAETGSELMRPYLHTFLESAYVDYDIVIWSATSMRWIEEKMRLLGVTNNDTYKIMFYLDSNAMISVHVQERGVVDVKPLGVIWALYKQYNSSNTIMFDDIRRNFLMNPKSGLKIRPFRQAHLNRATDTELLKLAEYLRKIALHCKDFNSLNHRKWESYHPKKNS is encoded by the exons ATGAACGAAATTAAGgaagtggttgttgttgttaaatGGAGCGGTAAGGAGTACCCGGTGGACCTGACCGACCAGGACACTGTCGAAGTGCTGCGTCATGAGATCTTCCGCAAGACACAGGTGCGCCCGGAGCGCCAAAAACTATTAAATCTGAAGTACAAAG GAAAAACCGCGGCGGACAATGTAAAGATAGGTGCCCTGGAGCTGAAGTCGAATTTCAAGCTGATGATGGTCGGCTCGAAAGAGGCGGACATTGAAGATGCTTGTCGCTTGCCCGAGGATGTGGGCGAAGTAGTGGACGACTTCGATGACGCCGAGGAGCGCGAAGAGTCCGTGGAAAACTCGGCAGTGTATCTGGCCAAGGTGCAGCGTCGCGTCCGCGACTACAAGATAAATGAGCTGTCGCCGCCTCGCGAGGGCAAGAAATTGCTCGTCCTGGACATAGACTATACGCTCTTCGATCACCGCTCGCCCGCAGAGACAGGCTCAGAACTGATGCGCCCGTACTTGCACACGTTTCTCGAATCCGCCTATGTGGATTACGATATAGTGATCTGGTCGGCCACCAGCATGCGCTGGATTGAGGAGAAGATGCGTCTGCTGGGAGTGACCAACAATGACACCTACAAAATTATGTTCTACCTCGACTCGAATGCGATGATCTCAGTGCACGTTCAGGAACGCGGTGTTGTGGACGTTAAGCCCCTGGGCGTCATCTGGGCCCTCTACAAGCAGTATAACTCCAGCAACACTATTATGTTCGACGACATTCGCCGCAACTTCCTAATGAATCCCAAGTCCGGACTCAAGATACGCCCCTTCCGGCAGGCTCACCTCAATCGCGCCACGGACACGGAGTTGCTCAAGCTCGCGGAATACTTGCGCAAGATAGCCCTTCACTGCAAGGACTTCAATTCGCTGAACCATCGCAAGTGGGAGAGCTACCATCCCAAAAAGAACTCCTGA
- the LOC4800578 gene encoding uncharacterized protein, whose protein sequence is MCIYEFWPKINYYLLHEHAAATLTAKPPKTMPQSASTAPWLCKIAIAMIFLMLHPHSSAALLLKCPLHQMQLQKIVGFRPPLDHLSEGNLIYAPPPGSKFKDRDRRSGGVDWDRRSADQDWDRRSGNQNGDQEPPASQMCWRICDEDPDCIAYVHLLDTDECYGYSYFERTSRYLAISGELPLVADAEAVFYEKTCLRVPDACKGRLWALTKIPGSTLVFQSKKTISRLVTRRECAERCFFETQFKCLSASFAPSYRNNRERFRNDVGPSPSPRLGRCMLSDRDKTIQPDAFRAAPYDEEYMENQCHERAIESDNCSYELYANSSFIYAEAKYLGLTQKECQALCSHESKFYCQGVSFHYVNQLILSECLLHSEDIVSLGPRSLKLRDNSVYMRRVKCLDVQVFCTREEMSIRYNPKDWFAGKIYASMHSKDCLARGTGNDSVLLTLRIGSEVKENRCGILRAYEMTQAYQRTFISALVVIQNNPNVQTQGDRLIKVGCIQSNATASLGVSVRDSSVDASEHVPSAIALESSVEYAEHMFPHEGVVHYNSTTGPQPHPKITLQIVDLSHQHETNDVQIGQNLELQIVAEYSPHQLAEHLELQLAPLPDFRATSLVAKTQDNENYVLLIDERGCPTDASVFPALERVRTHSRSMLRARFHAFKFSGTANVNFDVKIRFCVDRCSPSNCVGHSSDTWHRHRRQVEQPERQLEQRRVQNPVHISTVVDVLPDLPANTTTPKTTPPMGNASAQMELPLNYNLRVHGPDQTNANSYMYGERGVLLIAGIDDQLHLDNVCMNQSLLIALFIFWLICQVAMLFGCGMVLQRYRRLAKLEEERRRLHEEYLEARRVHWADQGGYTL, encoded by the exons ATGTGTATCTATGAATTCTGGCCTAAAATCAATTACTATTTATTACACGAACATGCTGCAGCGACTCTAACAGCAAAGCCACCAAAAACAATGCCTCAATCAGCTTCAACGGCCCCGTGGCTATGCAAAatagccatagccatgatATTCCTAATGCTGCATCCACATTCCAGCG CTGCCCTGCTACTCAAATGTCCGTTGCACCAGATGCAGCTGCAGAAGATTGTGGGATTCCGACCGCCGCTCGATCATCTAAGCGAGGGAAATTTGATCTATGCACCGCCTCCGGGCAGCAAGTTCAAAGATCGGGATAGACGCAGCGGAGGTGTGGATTGGGATCGCCGCAGTGCGGATCAGGATTGGGATCGCCGTAGCGGGAATCAGAATGGAGACCAGGAGCCGCCGGCTAGTCAGATGTGCTGGCGCATCTGCgacgaggatcccgactgcaTTGCCTATGTGCATCTGTTGGACACGGACGAGTGCTATGGGTATTCCTACTTTGAGCGCACCTCCCGCTATCTGGCCATATCAGGGGAACTGCCGCTGGTGGCCGATGCCGAGGCCGTGTTCTACGAAAAGACCTGCCTGAGGG TTCCCGATGCGTGCAAAGGTCGTCTGTGGGCGCTGACCAAAATTCCCGGTAGCACGCTGGTTTTTCAGAGCAAGAAGACCATTTCGCGGCTGGTCACGCGTCGTGAGTGCGCAGAGAGATGTTTCTTCGAAACCCAATTCAAATGCCTCTCGGCCTCGTTCGCCCCCTCGTATCGGAACAATCGTGAGCG GTTTCGCAACGATGTGGGTCCCAGTCCCTCGCCACGCCTGGGGCGGTGCATGCTGAGCGACAGGGACAAGACCATCCAGCCAGATGCCTTCAGGGCGGCGCCCTACGATGAGGAGTACATGGAGAACCAGTGCCACGAGCGGGCCATAGAGAGCGACAACTGCTCGTACGAGCTCTATGCCAACAGCAGTTTCATCTACGCGGAAGCCAAATATTTGGGCCTAACCCAGAAAGAg TGTCAGGCGCTATGCTCGCACGAGTCCAAATTCTACTGCCAAGGGGTCTCCTTCCACTATGTGAACCAGCTCATCCTCTCCGAGTGCCTCCTACACTCGGAGGACATTGTTTCGCTGGGTCCGCGCAGCCTGAAGCTTCGCGATAACTCAGTCTATATGCGACGGGTTAAGTGCCTGGATG TCCAAGTCTTCTGCACGAGGGAGGAGATGAGCATCAGGTACAACCCAAAGGACTGGTTTGCCGGCAAGATCTATGCCAGCATGCACTCGAAGGACTGCCTGGCACGCGGAACGGGCAACGACAGTGTCCTCTTGACGCTACGAATTGGCAGCGAGGTCAAGGAGAACCGATGCGGAATCCTGCGGGCCTATGAAATGACGCAGGCATACCAGAG AACATTTATCTCCGCATTGGTGGTCATACAGAACAATCCGAATGTACAGACCCAAGGAGACCGACTCATCAAAGTCGGCTGCATCCAGAGCAACGCCACCGCCTCGCTGGGCGTGTCTGTGCGGGACAGCAGTGTGGACGCCTCGGAGCACGTACCCAGTGCCATTGCTCTGGAGTCCTCGGTGGAATATGCCGAGCA CATGTTTCCCCACGAGGGAGTGGTACACTACAACAGCACCACTGGACCCCAGCCGCATCCCAAGATCACGCTCCAGATAGTCGACCTCTCGCACCAGCACGAAACGAATGACGTGCAAATTGGGCAGAATCTGGAGCTCCAAATCGTGGCTGAATACAGCCCGCATCAGTTGGCCGAGCatctggagctgcagctggcccCACTGCCGGATTTCCGAGCGACCTCGCTGGTGGCCAAAACGCAGGATAACGAGAACTACGTGCTGCTAATCGACGAGCGCGGCTGTCCCACCGATGCCAGTGTCTTTCCAGCCCTGGAGCGCGTTCGCACACACTCCAGGAGTATGCTGCGAGCCCGCTTCCATGCGTTCAAGTTCTCCGGCACCGCCAACGTCAATTTCGATGTGAAGATCCGGTTCTGCGTGGACAGGTGCTCCCCTAGCAACTGTGTGGGCCACAGCAGTGACACTTGGCATCGTCACAGGCGCCAGGTGGAGCAGCCGGAGCGGCAGCTAGAGCAGCGGAGAGTGCAGAATCCCGTGCACATCTCGACAGTTGTGGATGTGCTGCCGGATTTGCCCGCCAACACGACAACACCAAAGACTACTCCTCCCATGGGCAACGCGAGTGCGCAGATGGAGCTGCCGCTTAACTACAATCTTCGCGTTCACGGTCCGGACCAGACCAACGCCAACAGTTACATGTATGGAGAGCGGGGCGTGCTGCTGATTGCTGGCATCGACGACCAGCTGCATCTGGATAACGTGTGCATGAACCAGAGCCTGCTGATTGCGCTGTTCATTTTCTGGCTCATCTGCCAGGTGGCTATGCTCTTTGGCTGCGGCATGGTGCTGCAGCGGTACAGACGCCTGGCcaagctggaggaggagcggcGGCGACTGCACGAGGAGTACCTAGAGGCTAGACGCGTGCACTGGGCGGACCAGGGCGGATACACACTATAA
- the Cow gene encoding proteoglycan Cow isoform X1, whose amino-acid sequence MKHSPLIASACLALVLMSSSLIGSSEAKKKKYVGETGGDFEFIDEINKNTQNKNLGEHKRWIHDPSSDLCRPLNCKKREICLLEDEYSAVCVSKKELHKNRDEIITKAKYLEEEAKRRVNQQDNQDSQDAEDLTNDDEDNSNDSSTSNNAPTNVQANEESDDEDKSLSLGDDDESKEDDVFYENNIAGGDKQQQQQQQQQQQQQQQQQIPPAGGAPTAIQQDDDEELDNCKPCPVAKPTFLCGADNRTYSSLCRLDYHNCIHSTTIRIACKGFCPCKENVDGKRLQRIAGYNKYNKKISLEQQQQQQQQQQQQQQQQQAYKDSSNNNIMMNSGNIMGGNTNDFNTIMNDKEDNNRHYNHINAQYTFTPEEIKYDNKHYKYLKYTAYKKDAKYQEDKHKMRNYNEVVEKQQQKFNKNSNLNAGYPSKSAECKPQQLTAIGNRLLDWFSVIMADSKKRRQHSQKSKAHFPPACKTEAKWMFGHLDLNNDGLLSLQEMYDLEHDQNERCIKPFIDTCDLDTDSAINTREWCRCFEKTDRPCAAVRRRIAGDFAGEIGAYAPDCDIQGFYKPTQCHNSVGVCWCVDKHGVEFANTRTRGKPNCESVVNNAASLTSDDEDEGADDEDSAEGSADQMLVF is encoded by the exons ATTAACAAAAACACGCAGAACAAGAATTTGGGCGAACACAAGCGCTGGATCCATGATCCCTCAA GTGACCTTTGCCGACCGCTGAACTGCAAGAAGCGTGAGATTTGCCTGCTGGAGGACGAGTACAGCGCCGTGTGCGTGTCGAAGAAGGAGCTGCACAAGAACCG GGATGAGATAATCACCAAGGCCAAGTacttggaggaggaggccaagcGGCGCGTCAATCAGCAGGATAACCAGGACAGCCAGGACGCCGAGGACCTCACCAATGATGATGAGGACAACAGCAACGatagcagcaccagcaacaatgCCCCAACCAATGTCCAGGCCAACGAAGAGAGCGACGACGAGGACAAGAGCCTGAGCCtgggcgacgacgacgagtcCAAGGAGGATGATGTCTTCTACGAAAACAACATTGCCGGCGGCGataagcagcaacaacagcaacaacagcagcagcaacaacagcagcaacagcagcagattccaccagcaggaggagcaccaACCGCCATTCAGCAGGACGATGATGAGGAATTGGA CAACTGCAAGCCGTGTCCTGTGGCCAAGCCGACGTTCCTGTGTGGCGCCGACAACAGGACCTACTCATCACTATGCAGATTGGATTATCACAATTGCATACATTCGACAACCATACGGATCGCCTGCAAGGGATTCTGTCCCTGCAAGG AGAATGTCGATGGAAAGCGGCTGCAGCGCATCGCCGGGTACAACAAGTACAACAAGAAGATCAgcctcgagcagcagcagcaacagcaacagcaacagcagcaacaacagcagcagcagcaggcctacaaggacagcagcaacaacaacatcatgATGAACAGCGGCAACATCATGGGTGGCAACACCAACGACTTCAACACGATCATGAAT GACAAGGAGGATAACAACCGGCACTACAACCACATCAATGCGCAGTACACCTTCACGCCCGAGGAGATCAAGTACGACAACAAGCACTACAAGTATCTGAAGTACACGGCCTACAAGAAG GATGCCAAGTACCAGGAGGACAAGCACAAGATGCGCAACTACAACGAGGTGgtggagaagcagcagcaaaagttCAACAAGAATAGCAATTTGAATG CAGGATATCCCTCGAAATCGGCCGAATGCAAGCCGCAGCAATTGACCGCCATTGGCAACCGTCTGCTCGACTGGTTCTCCGTGATCATGGCCGACAGCAAGAAGCGCCGTCAGCACAGCCAGAAGTCCAAGGCCCACTTCCCGCCCGCCTGCAAGACGGAGGCCAAGTGGATGTTCGGCCATCTGGATCTGAACAACGACGggctgctgtcgctgcaggAGATGTACGACCTGGAGCACGACCAGAACGAGCGCTGCATCAAGCCCTTCATCGACACCTGCGACCTGGACACGGACAGTGCGATCAACACACGGGAATGGTGCCGCTGCTTCGAGAAGACCGATCGCCCATGCGCTGCGGTGCGACGAAGAATCGCCGGCGACTTTGCAGGTGAGATAG GCGCCTACGCCCCAGACTGCGACATCCAGGGATTCTACAAGCCCACCCAGTGCCACAATTCGGTGGGGGTCTGCTGGTGCGTGGACAAGCACGGAGTGGAGTTCGCCAACACCCGCACACGCGGCAAGCCCAACTGCG AGTCCGTGGTTAATAACGCCGCATCACTCACTTCCGATGACGAGGATGAGGGCGCCGACGACGAGGACAGCGCGGAGGGCAGCGCCGATCAGATGCTGGTCTTCTAA
- the Cow gene encoding proteoglycan Cow isoform X2, whose translation MKHSPLIASACLALVLMSSSLIGSSEAKKKKYVGETGGDFEFIDEINKNTQNKNLGEHKRWIHDPSSDLCRPLNCKKREICLLEDEYSAVCVSKKELHKNRDEIITKAKYLEEEAKRRVNQQDNQDSQDAEDLTNDDEDNSNDSSTSNNAPTNVQANEESDDEDKSLSLGDDDESKEDDVFYENNIAGGDKQQQQQQQQQQQQQQQQQIPPAGGAPTAIQQDDDEELDNCKPCPVAKPTFLCGADNRTYSSLCRLDYHNCIHSTTIRIACKGFCPCKENVDGKRLQRIAGYNKYNKKISLEQQQQQQQQQQQQQQQQQAYKDSSNNNIMMNSGNIMGGNTNDFNTIMNDKEDNNRHYNHINAQYTFTPEEIKYDNKHYKYLKYTAYKKDAKYQEDKHKMRNYNEVVEKQQQKFNKNSNLNGYPSKSAECKPQQLTAIGNRLLDWFSVIMADSKKRRQHSQKSKAHFPPACKTEAKWMFGHLDLNNDGLLSLQEMYDLEHDQNERCIKPFIDTCDLDTDSAINTREWCRCFEKTDRPCAAVRRRIAGDFAGEIGAYAPDCDIQGFYKPTQCHNSVGVCWCVDKHGVEFANTRTRGKPNCESVVNNAASLTSDDEDEGADDEDSAEGSADQMLVF comes from the exons ATTAACAAAAACACGCAGAACAAGAATTTGGGCGAACACAAGCGCTGGATCCATGATCCCTCAA GTGACCTTTGCCGACCGCTGAACTGCAAGAAGCGTGAGATTTGCCTGCTGGAGGACGAGTACAGCGCCGTGTGCGTGTCGAAGAAGGAGCTGCACAAGAACCG GGATGAGATAATCACCAAGGCCAAGTacttggaggaggaggccaagcGGCGCGTCAATCAGCAGGATAACCAGGACAGCCAGGACGCCGAGGACCTCACCAATGATGATGAGGACAACAGCAACGatagcagcaccagcaacaatgCCCCAACCAATGTCCAGGCCAACGAAGAGAGCGACGACGAGGACAAGAGCCTGAGCCtgggcgacgacgacgagtcCAAGGAGGATGATGTCTTCTACGAAAACAACATTGCCGGCGGCGataagcagcaacaacagcaacaacagcagcagcaacaacagcagcaacagcagcagattccaccagcaggaggagcaccaACCGCCATTCAGCAGGACGATGATGAGGAATTGGA CAACTGCAAGCCGTGTCCTGTGGCCAAGCCGACGTTCCTGTGTGGCGCCGACAACAGGACCTACTCATCACTATGCAGATTGGATTATCACAATTGCATACATTCGACAACCATACGGATCGCCTGCAAGGGATTCTGTCCCTGCAAGG AGAATGTCGATGGAAAGCGGCTGCAGCGCATCGCCGGGTACAACAAGTACAACAAGAAGATCAgcctcgagcagcagcagcaacagcaacagcaacagcagcaacaacagcagcagcagcaggcctacaaggacagcagcaacaacaacatcatgATGAACAGCGGCAACATCATGGGTGGCAACACCAACGACTTCAACACGATCATGAAT GACAAGGAGGATAACAACCGGCACTACAACCACATCAATGCGCAGTACACCTTCACGCCCGAGGAGATCAAGTACGACAACAAGCACTACAAGTATCTGAAGTACACGGCCTACAAGAAG GATGCCAAGTACCAGGAGGACAAGCACAAGATGCGCAACTACAACGAGGTGgtggagaagcagcagcaaaagttCAACAAGAATAGCAATTTGAATG GATATCCCTCGAAATCGGCCGAATGCAAGCCGCAGCAATTGACCGCCATTGGCAACCGTCTGCTCGACTGGTTCTCCGTGATCATGGCCGACAGCAAGAAGCGCCGTCAGCACAGCCAGAAGTCCAAGGCCCACTTCCCGCCCGCCTGCAAGACGGAGGCCAAGTGGATGTTCGGCCATCTGGATCTGAACAACGACGggctgctgtcgctgcaggAGATGTACGACCTGGAGCACGACCAGAACGAGCGCTGCATCAAGCCCTTCATCGACACCTGCGACCTGGACACGGACAGTGCGATCAACACACGGGAATGGTGCCGCTGCTTCGAGAAGACCGATCGCCCATGCGCTGCGGTGCGACGAAGAATCGCCGGCGACTTTGCAGGTGAGATAG GCGCCTACGCCCCAGACTGCGACATCCAGGGATTCTACAAGCCCACCCAGTGCCACAATTCGGTGGGGGTCTGCTGGTGCGTGGACAAGCACGGAGTGGAGTTCGCCAACACCCGCACACGCGGCAAGCCCAACTGCG AGTCCGTGGTTAATAACGCCGCATCACTCACTTCCGATGACGAGGATGAGGGCGCCGACGACGAGGACAGCGCGGAGGGCAGCGCCGATCAGATGCTGGTCTTCTAA
- the Cow gene encoding proteoglycan Cow isoform X4, with the protein MKHSPLIASACLALVLMSSSLIGSSEAKKKKYVGETGGDFEFIDEINKNTQNKNLGEHKRWIHDPSSDLCRPLNCKKREICLLEDEYSAVCVSKKELHKNRDEIITKAKYLEEEAKRRVNQQDNQDSQDAEDLTNDDEDNSNDSSTSNNAPTNVQANEESDDEDKSLSLGDDDESKEDDVFYENNIAGGDKQQQQQQQQQQQQQQQQQIPPAGGAPTAIQQDDDEELDNCKPCPVAKPTFLCGADNRTYSSLCRLDYHNCIHSTTIRIACKGFCPCKENVDGKRLQRIAGYNKYNKKISLEQQQQQQQQQQQQQQQQQAYKDSSNNNIMMNSGNIMGGNTNDFNTIMNDKEDNNRHYNHINAQYTFTPEEIKYDNKHYKYLKYTAYKKDAKYQEDKHKMRNYNEVVEKQQQKFNKNSNLNGYPSKSAECKPQQLTAIGNRLLDWFSVIMADSKKRRQHSQKSKAHFPPACKTEAKWMFGHLDLNNDGLLSLQEMYDLEHDQNERCIKPFIDTCDLDTDSAINTREWCRCFEKTDRPCAAVRRRIAGDFAGAYAPDCDIQGFYKPTQCHNSVGVCWCVDKHGVEFANTRTRGKPNCESVVNNAASLTSDDEDEGADDEDSAEGSADQMLVF; encoded by the exons ATTAACAAAAACACGCAGAACAAGAATTTGGGCGAACACAAGCGCTGGATCCATGATCCCTCAA GTGACCTTTGCCGACCGCTGAACTGCAAGAAGCGTGAGATTTGCCTGCTGGAGGACGAGTACAGCGCCGTGTGCGTGTCGAAGAAGGAGCTGCACAAGAACCG GGATGAGATAATCACCAAGGCCAAGTacttggaggaggaggccaagcGGCGCGTCAATCAGCAGGATAACCAGGACAGCCAGGACGCCGAGGACCTCACCAATGATGATGAGGACAACAGCAACGatagcagcaccagcaacaatgCCCCAACCAATGTCCAGGCCAACGAAGAGAGCGACGACGAGGACAAGAGCCTGAGCCtgggcgacgacgacgagtcCAAGGAGGATGATGTCTTCTACGAAAACAACATTGCCGGCGGCGataagcagcaacaacagcaacaacagcagcagcaacaacagcagcaacagcagcagattccaccagcaggaggagcaccaACCGCCATTCAGCAGGACGATGATGAGGAATTGGA CAACTGCAAGCCGTGTCCTGTGGCCAAGCCGACGTTCCTGTGTGGCGCCGACAACAGGACCTACTCATCACTATGCAGATTGGATTATCACAATTGCATACATTCGACAACCATACGGATCGCCTGCAAGGGATTCTGTCCCTGCAAGG AGAATGTCGATGGAAAGCGGCTGCAGCGCATCGCCGGGTACAACAAGTACAACAAGAAGATCAgcctcgagcagcagcagcaacagcaacagcaacagcagcaacaacagcagcagcagcaggcctacaaggacagcagcaacaacaacatcatgATGAACAGCGGCAACATCATGGGTGGCAACACCAACGACTTCAACACGATCATGAAT GACAAGGAGGATAACAACCGGCACTACAACCACATCAATGCGCAGTACACCTTCACGCCCGAGGAGATCAAGTACGACAACAAGCACTACAAGTATCTGAAGTACACGGCCTACAAGAAG GATGCCAAGTACCAGGAGGACAAGCACAAGATGCGCAACTACAACGAGGTGgtggagaagcagcagcaaaagttCAACAAGAATAGCAATTTGAATG GATATCCCTCGAAATCGGCCGAATGCAAGCCGCAGCAATTGACCGCCATTGGCAACCGTCTGCTCGACTGGTTCTCCGTGATCATGGCCGACAGCAAGAAGCGCCGTCAGCACAGCCAGAAGTCCAAGGCCCACTTCCCGCCCGCCTGCAAGACGGAGGCCAAGTGGATGTTCGGCCATCTGGATCTGAACAACGACGggctgctgtcgctgcaggAGATGTACGACCTGGAGCACGACCAGAACGAGCGCTGCATCAAGCCCTTCATCGACACCTGCGACCTGGACACGGACAGTGCGATCAACACACGGGAATGGTGCCGCTGCTTCGAGAAGACCGATCGCCCATGCGCTGCGGTGCGACGAAGAATCGCCGGCGACTTTGCAG GCGCCTACGCCCCAGACTGCGACATCCAGGGATTCTACAAGCCCACCCAGTGCCACAATTCGGTGGGGGTCTGCTGGTGCGTGGACAAGCACGGAGTGGAGTTCGCCAACACCCGCACACGCGGCAAGCCCAACTGCG AGTCCGTGGTTAATAACGCCGCATCACTCACTTCCGATGACGAGGATGAGGGCGCCGACGACGAGGACAGCGCGGAGGGCAGCGCCGATCAGATGCTGGTCTTCTAA
- the Cow gene encoding proteoglycan Cow isoform X3: MKHSPLIASACLALVLMSSSLIGSSEAKKKKYVGETGGDFEFIDEINKNTQNKNLGEHKRWIHDPSSDLCRPLNCKKREICLLEDEYSAVCVSKKELHKNRDEIITKAKYLEEEAKRRVNQQDNQDSQDAEDLTNDDEDNSNDSSTSNNAPTNVQANEESDDEDKSLSLGDDDESKEDDVFYENNIAGGDKQQQQQQQQQQQQQQQQQIPPAGGAPTAIQQDDDEELDNCKPCPVAKPTFLCGADNRTYSSLCRLDYHNCIHSTTIRIACKGFCPCKENVDGKRLQRIAGYNKYNKKISLEQQQQQQQQQQQQQQQQQAYKDSSNNNIMMNSGNIMGGNTNDFNTIMNDKEDNNRHYNHINAQYTFTPEEIKYDNKHYKYLKYTAYKKDAKYQEDKHKMRNYNEVVEKQQQKFNKNSNLNAGYPSKSAECKPQQLTAIGNRLLDWFSVIMADSKKRRQHSQKSKAHFPPACKTEAKWMFGHLDLNNDGLLSLQEMYDLEHDQNERCIKPFIDTCDLDTDSAINTREWCRCFEKTDRPCAAVRRRIAGDFAGAYAPDCDIQGFYKPTQCHNSVGVCWCVDKHGVEFANTRTRGKPNCESVVNNAASLTSDDEDEGADDEDSAEGSADQMLVF, encoded by the exons ATTAACAAAAACACGCAGAACAAGAATTTGGGCGAACACAAGCGCTGGATCCATGATCCCTCAA GTGACCTTTGCCGACCGCTGAACTGCAAGAAGCGTGAGATTTGCCTGCTGGAGGACGAGTACAGCGCCGTGTGCGTGTCGAAGAAGGAGCTGCACAAGAACCG GGATGAGATAATCACCAAGGCCAAGTacttggaggaggaggccaagcGGCGCGTCAATCAGCAGGATAACCAGGACAGCCAGGACGCCGAGGACCTCACCAATGATGATGAGGACAACAGCAACGatagcagcaccagcaacaatgCCCCAACCAATGTCCAGGCCAACGAAGAGAGCGACGACGAGGACAAGAGCCTGAGCCtgggcgacgacgacgagtcCAAGGAGGATGATGTCTTCTACGAAAACAACATTGCCGGCGGCGataagcagcaacaacagcaacaacagcagcagcaacaacagcagcaacagcagcagattccaccagcaggaggagcaccaACCGCCATTCAGCAGGACGATGATGAGGAATTGGA CAACTGCAAGCCGTGTCCTGTGGCCAAGCCGACGTTCCTGTGTGGCGCCGACAACAGGACCTACTCATCACTATGCAGATTGGATTATCACAATTGCATACATTCGACAACCATACGGATCGCCTGCAAGGGATTCTGTCCCTGCAAGG AGAATGTCGATGGAAAGCGGCTGCAGCGCATCGCCGGGTACAACAAGTACAACAAGAAGATCAgcctcgagcagcagcagcaacagcaacagcaacagcagcaacaacagcagcagcagcaggcctacaaggacagcagcaacaacaacatcatgATGAACAGCGGCAACATCATGGGTGGCAACACCAACGACTTCAACACGATCATGAAT GACAAGGAGGATAACAACCGGCACTACAACCACATCAATGCGCAGTACACCTTCACGCCCGAGGAGATCAAGTACGACAACAAGCACTACAAGTATCTGAAGTACACGGCCTACAAGAAG GATGCCAAGTACCAGGAGGACAAGCACAAGATGCGCAACTACAACGAGGTGgtggagaagcagcagcaaaagttCAACAAGAATAGCAATTTGAATG CAGGATATCCCTCGAAATCGGCCGAATGCAAGCCGCAGCAATTGACCGCCATTGGCAACCGTCTGCTCGACTGGTTCTCCGTGATCATGGCCGACAGCAAGAAGCGCCGTCAGCACAGCCAGAAGTCCAAGGCCCACTTCCCGCCCGCCTGCAAGACGGAGGCCAAGTGGATGTTCGGCCATCTGGATCTGAACAACGACGggctgctgtcgctgcaggAGATGTACGACCTGGAGCACGACCAGAACGAGCGCTGCATCAAGCCCTTCATCGACACCTGCGACCTGGACACGGACAGTGCGATCAACACACGGGAATGGTGCCGCTGCTTCGAGAAGACCGATCGCCCATGCGCTGCGGTGCGACGAAGAATCGCCGGCGACTTTGCAG GCGCCTACGCCCCAGACTGCGACATCCAGGGATTCTACAAGCCCACCCAGTGCCACAATTCGGTGGGGGTCTGCTGGTGCGTGGACAAGCACGGAGTGGAGTTCGCCAACACCCGCACACGCGGCAAGCCCAACTGCG AGTCCGTGGTTAATAACGCCGCATCACTCACTTCCGATGACGAGGATGAGGGCGCCGACGACGAGGACAGCGCGGAGGGCAGCGCCGATCAGATGCTGGTCTTCTAA